In one window of Octopus bimaculoides isolate UCB-OBI-ISO-001 chromosome 20, ASM119413v2, whole genome shotgun sequence DNA:
- the LOC106879454 gene encoding oocyte zinc finger protein XlCOF19, with protein MPHNCNLCNKTFKSRNRLEQHILKHTKTFICQVCEKSFRIKSHLLIHLRYHTGEKPYHCEQCDKKFPILATLAAHRRSHTGERPHQCDLCPKAFGTRHYLQAHRRFHTGEKPYQCDQCEKAFCIRSNLLEHQRTHTGEKPFKCDYCDKSFSTRSNQAKHHRIHTGEKKFICQYCDKAFIDNSRLQKHVIAHLKKLIHKCKYCKETFDTVDNWSMHLKAHRADKPFKCLNCEEAFNSKSELAAHRKIHSSKKPFACDMCTDAFSSRYALTMHRRQHSTLYSCKYCENTFTSTIEWSTHIQQHLAEKPFKCNFCTEAFSSSYDLLKHKRVPH; from the exons ATGCCTCATAATTGCAACCTCTGTAACAAGACTTTCAAGAGTCGTAATCGTTTGGAACAGCACATTCTCAAACACACTAAGACCTTCATTTGTCAGGTGTGTGAAAAATCTTTCCGCATAAAGTCTCATTTACTCATTCATTTGAGGTaccatacaggtgagaaaccttaTCATTGTGAACAATGTGACAAGAAGTTTCCCATACTGGCGACGTTAGCTGCACATCGCCGCAGTCATACTGGGGAAAGACCACATCAGTGTGATCTCTGTCCAAAAGCATTTGGTACAAGGCACTATCTGCAAGCACATCGGCGATTTCACACAG gtgaaaagccatatcagtgtgatcaATGCGAGAAGGCGTTTTGTATTCGCAGTAACTTATTAGAACACCAGCGAACACACACGGGTGAGAAACCTTTCAAGTGTGACTACTGTGACAAATCATTTAGCACGCGTAGCAACCAAGCAAAGCATCATCggattcacactggagaaaaaaaatttatatgtcAATATTGTGACAAAGCCTTCATTGATAATTCAAGACTGCAGAAACATGTCATTGCGCACCTCAAAAAGCTGattcataaatgcaaatattGCAAGGAAACATTTGATACCGTAGATAACTGGAGCATGCACTTGAAAGCACACCGTGCTGATAAACCTTTTAAATGTTTGAACTGTGAAGAGGCATTTAACAGCAAATCTGAGTTAGCTGCACATCGAAAAATACACAGTTCTAAGAAACCTTTTGCATGTGATATGTGCACAGATGCATTTTCCAGCCGCTATGCCCTAACAATGCATCGGCGACAACATAGTACGCTTTACTCCTGTAAATACTGTGAAAACACTTTCACTTCCACCATAGAGTGGAGTACACACATTCAGCAGCATCTTGCAGAAAAGCCATTCAAATGCAATTTCTGCACAGAAGCTTTCTCTAGTAGCTATGATCTATTGAAACATAAACGAGTACCACACTGA